From a region of the bacterium genome:
- a CDS encoding porin produces the protein MFRKSFPYLISAILLSAAGAAADYEVVKSTHGSLIISGYAIGRYTYQNGDELAVGAPTVNTFSLRSASLIFRGDVFKYAGYSIYFDAACSPALMDAYGTLKIIPYTEIRAGQFLVPFSRESYTSTSKLLLIDRSMVTANVAPPRGRDVGAQLEFKLRSDDRPDWASLAVAGVNGSGPNRVDENVAKDVAVRVAGNPFPWAATKGLTLEGYYYVGKPYMAPYGTGDGARYGGCVAFDRERFTFQGELLYREQTFPQSAGGGAVDLSDAGYYLQASYKHPLPWPWLQIVEPAARWEHYDPGRNIPGDVAEAVTGGVNLHLEPGHHCKLMANYQHFIEADEKIDNDKISAQFQVRF, from the coding sequence ATGTTCCGGAAGTCATTCCCATATTTAATATCGGCCATTTTGTTATCGGCCGCCGGCGCCGCCGCCGACTACGAGGTAGTCAAATCCACCCACGGCAGCCTGATAATCTCCGGTTACGCCATAGGCCGGTACACGTACCAAAACGGCGACGAGCTCGCGGTGGGCGCGCCGACCGTAAACACCTTCAGCCTCAGGTCCGCCAGCCTTATCTTTCGGGGCGACGTCTTCAAGTACGCCGGCTACTCCATCTACTTCGACGCGGCCTGCTCCCCCGCCCTCATGGACGCGTACGGTACTCTTAAAATTATTCCCTATACGGAAATCCGCGCGGGCCAATTCCTCGTGCCGTTCAGCCGCGAGTCGTATACGTCGACGTCGAAGCTGCTGTTAATCGACCGCTCCATGGTCACGGCGAACGTCGCGCCGCCGCGCGGGCGGGACGTCGGGGCGCAGCTCGAGTTCAAACTCCGTTCCGACGACAGGCCGGATTGGGCGTCGCTCGCGGTCGCCGGCGTCAACGGCTCCGGCCCGAACCGCGTCGACGAGAACGTCGCCAAAGACGTAGCCGTCCGCGTCGCCGGCAACCCGTTCCCCTGGGCCGCGACGAAGGGCCTGACGCTCGAGGGATACTACTACGTGGGCAAACCGTATATGGCCCCCTACGGAACAGGCGACGGCGCCCGCTACGGCGGCTGCGTCGCCTTCGACCGCGAGCGCTTCACCTTCCAGGGAGAACTCCTCTACCGCGAGCAAACCTTCCCGCAGTCCGCCGGCGGCGGAGCCGTCGACCTGTCCGACGCCGGGTATTACCTTCAAGCGAGCTACAAACACCCGCTCCCCTGGCCCTGGCTTCAAATCGTAGAACCCGCCGCTCGGTGGGAGCACTACGACCCCGGCCGCAACATACCGGGCGACGTCGCGGAAGCCGTCACGGGGGGCGTGAACCTGCACCTCGAGCCGGGCCACCACTGCAAGCTCATGGCCAATTACCAACATTTCATAGAAGCGGACGAAAAAATAGACAACGATAAAATTTCCGCGCAGTTCCAGGTCAGATTTTAA
- a CDS encoding KamA family radical SAM protein: MPVFSKRFERRMWAAAPEVKALLGAAATREEARLAVFDYLEARKREIRAEEVDLPSWEWEVADDCIDVLRNILSVYYEKSAKFSGLRTLWQLARGKYSGRRRELSPGFFEEFRHLFLGIAGRSPIYEGKELPTHLGLHGRKAALARSRDLDLLAGQLEEGLARYPSGLDQDLIEERRRNVARVKKLFGASDDEWTDWHWQFGNVIRDRKTLQKIITLSRDEAKAVSLATKKGVPFGITPYYASLMRGRISRSRMHATRAQVIPPLAYVQNMVKFRGRREFECDFMLERDTSPVDLVTRRYPTIAILKPYSGCFQVCVYCQRNWEITGTSGVGAAAPRRKLDAALDWLEAAPAVTEVLVTGGDPLALSDDRIEYIMGRLAAMSSVERVRLGTRALVVAPMRVTQDLADLIGHYNEPGRREVVVVTHFEHSAEVTPEAMRGVWRFRRRGIAVYNQAVFTFANCRRFEMCKLRLELRRVGVDPYYLFNAKAKEELDVYRVPLARLAQERKEEARLQSGVVRTDTPVYNIPRLGKHNVIAWQHHRVIAVLPDGRRVYEFQPWEKNISPEEVFIEADVSIYDFLEDLKRRGENVREYKTIWYYF, translated from the coding sequence GTGCCGGTTTTCAGTAAACGGTTTGAACGGCGGATGTGGGCGGCGGCGCCCGAAGTGAAAGCGCTCTTGGGGGCCGCGGCGACTCGGGAGGAGGCCCGGTTGGCCGTCTTCGATTACCTCGAGGCGCGGAAGCGCGAAATACGGGCCGAGGAGGTCGACCTCCCCAGCTGGGAATGGGAAGTCGCCGACGATTGTATCGACGTACTGAGAAATATTTTGTCGGTTTATTACGAGAAATCGGCGAAGTTCAGCGGCCTGCGGACCCTTTGGCAACTGGCGCGGGGTAAATATTCGGGGCGGCGAAGGGAGCTGTCGCCCGGTTTTTTTGAAGAATTCCGACACCTTTTCCTGGGGATAGCGGGCAGGTCGCCGATATACGAGGGCAAGGAGTTGCCGACGCACTTGGGCCTGCACGGCCGTAAAGCCGCGCTCGCGCGGTCGCGGGACCTCGACCTCCTCGCGGGTCAATTGGAGGAGGGCCTGGCGCGGTATCCGTCGGGCCTTGACCAGGATTTAATCGAGGAGCGGCGTCGGAACGTCGCCCGCGTTAAGAAGCTCTTCGGCGCGAGCGACGACGAGTGGACCGACTGGCACTGGCAGTTCGGCAACGTCATTCGCGACCGCAAGACGCTGCAGAAGATAATAACGCTCTCGCGCGACGAGGCGAAGGCCGTTAGCCTCGCGACCAAGAAGGGCGTGCCGTTCGGCATTACGCCGTATTACGCGTCGCTGATGCGCGGCCGCATATCGCGTTCCCGCATGCACGCCACCCGGGCGCAGGTCATTCCGCCCTTGGCGTACGTCCAGAATATGGTAAAGTTCCGCGGCCGCCGCGAGTTCGAGTGCGACTTTATGCTCGAGCGCGATACGTCGCCGGTGGACCTCGTAACGCGGCGCTATCCCACCATCGCGATTTTAAAACCTTACAGCGGCTGCTTCCAGGTTTGCGTCTATTGCCAGCGCAACTGGGAAATTACGGGTACTTCCGGCGTGGGCGCCGCGGCGCCCAGGAGGAAGCTCGACGCCGCCCTCGATTGGCTCGAGGCCGCGCCCGCCGTCACCGAGGTCCTGGTTACGGGCGGCGACCCGCTCGCGCTGAGCGACGACCGCATCGAGTACATTATGGGCCGGTTGGCGGCGATGTCGTCGGTGGAACGCGTCCGGTTGGGGACGCGGGCTCTCGTCGTCGCGCCCATGCGCGTTACGCAGGACCTCGCCGACCTCATAGGCCACTATAACGAGCCCGGGCGGCGCGAGGTCGTCGTCGTGACCCATTTCGAACATTCCGCGGAGGTCACGCCGGAGGCGATGCGCGGGGTGTGGCGGTTCCGGCGGCGGGGCATCGCGGTTTACAATCAGGCGGTATTCACCTTCGCCAACTGCCGCCGCTTCGAAATGTGCAAGCTCAGGCTCGAGCTGCGGCGCGTCGGCGTTGACCCGTACTACCTCTTCAACGCCAAGGCCAAGGAGGAGCTCGACGTCTACCGCGTACCGCTGGCGCGCCTCGCGCAGGAGCGTAAGGAGGAGGCGCGGCTCCAGTCGGGCGTCGTGCGGACCGACACGCCGGTGTACAACATCCCGCGGCTCGGCAAGCACAACGTCATCGCCTGGCAGCACCACCGCGTTATTGCCGTCCTTCCGGACGGCCGCCGCGTGTACGAGTTCCAACCCTGGGAGAAGAACATCTCGCCGGAGGAGGTCTTCATCGAGGCCGACGTCTCCATCTACGACTTTCTGGAGGACCTCAAACGGCGCGGCGAGAACGTGCGGGAATACAAGACGATTTGGTATTATTTTTAG